Proteins found in one Plasmodium knowlesi strain H genome assembly, chromosome: 12 genomic segment:
- a CDS encoding heat shock protein 90, putative, whose protein sequence is MQNARVANKIKLMLCLLFVVALLKPNDVTEAYNTARNAEKLNYILNYKNASRYNIDNRINKTFFKKQKLKGNSLNSFNDDVKTIREDMSSESSPVEKYNFKAEVNKVMDIIVNSLYTDKDVFLRELISNASDACDKKRIILQNEKQMKEAQNIANSPGVAKDDMEKSDPEGVKKEGEVENKEQVDEVKKLIIKIKPDKETKTLTITDNGIGMDKNELINNLGTIAQSGTAKFLKQIEEGKADSNLIGQFGVGFYSSFLVSKKVEVFTKKENTIFRWFSDLNGSFMVNEIKKYEQEYEDIKSSGTKIVLHLKEECDEYLEDYKLKELIKKYSEFIKFPIEIWSEKIDYERVPDDSVSLKDGDKMKMKTITKRYHEWEKINVQLPIWKQDEKMLTENDYYSFYKNTFKAYDDPLAYVHFNVEGQISFNSILYIPGSLPWELSKNMFDEESRGIRLYVKRVFINDKFSESIPRWLTFLRGIVDSENLPLNVGREILQKSKMLSIINKRIVLKSISMMKGLKETGGEKWNKFLNTFGKYLKIGVVEDKENQEEIASLVEFYSINSGDKKIDLDTYIENMKTDQKCIYYISGENKKTAQNSPSLEKLKALNYDVLFSLEPIDEFCLSSLTVNKYKGYDVLDVNKADLKLKKENDKNQTDSLDKLKMKYEILCRWLHNKFSHKVHEVRISDRLINSPALLVQGEMGISPSMQKYMKQQATAQGMSENEMFGGQSANQPVLEINPNHYIIKQLNHLIQIDKMNSQNSEIAEQIFDIASMQGGYTIDDTGLFAKRVIGMMEKNAQTYLMNVQGNLDDKPSESSSSSSSEQASNSAQGNSTLDSTGEKSPPLDNPNSSSESLGLSEPNADASSEGGPGEERLTASNLDGLDGDNANANANANANASASTSASTSASTSASANASNISADALRDSTLNGNNMNSLDSNLYNIDRSIFNDKMFSGSDKTIL, encoded by the coding sequence TAAAACCAAATGATGTTACAGAAGCTTATAATACAGCTCGGAATgcagaaaaattaaactaCATAttgaattacaaaaatgctAGTAGGTACAACATAGATAATAGGATAAATAAaacgttttttaaaaaacagaAACTGAAGGGAAATTCATTAAACAGCTTCAATGATGACGTGAAGACAATTAGGGAGGACATGTCATCAGAGAGTTCTCCTGTGGAAAAATACAATTTCAAAGCAGAGGTGAATAAAGTTATGGATATAATAGTCAATTCCTTATACACGGATAAAGATGTATTTCTCAGGGAGCTAATTTCGAACGCCTCGGATGCTTGTGACAAGAAAAGGATAATACTACAAAATGAGaaacaaatgaaagaagCACAAAATATAGCCAACTCTCCGGGAGTAGCAAAAGATGACATGGAAAAATCTGATCCTGAGggagttaaaaaagaaggagaggtagaaaataaagaacaagttgatgaagtaaaaaaactAATCATAAAAATCAAACCAGATAAAGAAACTAAAACACTAACCATTACAGATAATGGTATTGGTATGGACAAAAATGAACTCATTAACAACTTAGGGACGATTGCCCAATCTGGGACTGCCAAATTTTTGaaacaaattgaagaaggGAAGGCAGATAGTAACCTAATTGGACAGTTCGGAGTTGGTTTCTACTCCTCCTTTCTGGTGTCCAAAAAAGTGGAAGTATTcacaaagaaagaaaatacaaTTTTTAGATGGTTCTCTGATCTCAATGGAAGCTTTATGGttaacgaaataaaaaagtatgaacagGAATATGAAGACATAAAATCGAGTGGAACAAAAATTGTCTTACATTTGAAAGAAGAGTGCGATGAATATTTGGAAGATTATAAGTTAAAAGAATTAATCAAAAAATATTCGGAATTTATTAAATTCCCCATTGAAATATGGTcagaaaaaattgattaTGAAAGAGTTCCAGATGATTCAGTGTCCCTAAAAGATGgagataaaatgaaaatgaaaacgatCACAAAAAGATATCacgaatgggaaaaaattaacgtgCAGTTACCAATATGGAAacaagatgaaaaaatgctAACTGAAAATGATTATTATagcttttataaaaacaccTTCAAGGCATATGATGATCCGTTAGCCTATGTGCACTTTAACGTAGAAGGGCAAATCTCTTTCAATTCCATTTTATACATTCCAGGATCGCTTCCATGGGAACTgagtaaaaatatgtttgATGAAGAATCAAGAGGAATTCGGCTCTACGTCAAACGAGTTTTCATAAATGATAAATTTTCAGAATCTATACCTAGATGGTTAACCTTTTTAAGGGGTATTGTAGACAGTGAAAATTTGCCCCTAAATGTGGGAAGAGAAATTCTACAAAAGTCAAAAATGCTTTCCATTATCAACAAAAGAATTGTTCTTAAAAGTATCAGCATGATGAAAGGACTTAAAGAAAccggaggagaaaaatggaataaatttCTCAACACCTTTGGAAAATATCTTAAAATTGGAGTCGTGGAGGATAAAGAAAATCAGGAAGAAATCGCCTCTCTAGTTgaattttattccatcaatagtggagataaaaaaatcgatttagatacatatatagaaaatatgaaaacggATCAGAAGTGTATCTATTACATTTccggggaaaataaaaaaacagcGCAGAATTCCCCctctttggaaaaattgaaagcaCTAAATTATGATGTCCTTTTCTCCCTAGAGCCGATAGATGAATTTTGTTTGTCTTCCCTGACTGTGAATAAATACAAAGGATACGATGTGCTGGATGTGAACAAAGCGGActtgaagttaaaaaaagaaaacgataAAAACCAAACGGATAGTCTGGATAAgctaaaaatgaaatacgAAATATTATGCAGATGGCTACATAACAAATTTTCTCACAAAGTGCACGAAGTGCGCATTTCCGACAGGTTGATCAACTCTCCTGCTTTGTTAGTTCAAGGAGAAATGGGGATATCCCCATCCATGCAAAAGTACATGAAACAGCAAGCCACCGCGCAAGGAATGTCAGAAAATGAAATGTTTGGTGGACAGTCTGCCAACCAACCAGTGTTAGAAATTAACCCAAACCACTACATTATCAAACAGTTAAATCATTTAATACAAATAGATAAAATGAATTCGCAAAATTCAGAAATTGCAGAACAGATATTTGACATTGCTTCCATGCAGGGGGGATATACCATTGATGACACTGGTCTTTTTGCAAAACGGGTGATAggaatgatggaaaaaaatgcccaGACTTATTTGATGAATGTTCAGGGAAATCTGGATGACAAACCTTCAGAAAGTAGTTCTTCTAGCAGTTCTGAACAGGCTTCAAATTCAGCTCAGGGCAATTCAACTTTGGACAGCACAGGAGAGAAGAGCCCACCGCTTGACAATCCAAACAGTTCAAGTGAGTCCCTCGGATTAAGTGAACCCAACGCAGACGCAAGCAGCGAGGGTGGGCCCGGGGAAGAAAGATTGACAGCTAGCAATTTAGACGGCTTGGACGGAGACAACGCAAATGCAAATGCAAATGCAAATGCAAATGCAAGTGCAAGTACAAGTGCAAGTACAAGTGCAAGTACAAGTGCAAGTGCAAATGCGAGCAACATAAGTGCAGACGCCTTACGCGATAGCACCCTGAATGGAAATAATATGAACAGCCTGGATTCAAACTTGTACAACATTGATCGAAGCATTTTTAATGACAAAATGTTTAGCGGCTCAGACAAAACCATCTTATGA